One window of the Vicinamibacterales bacterium genome contains the following:
- the pssA gene encoding CDP-diacylglycerol--serine O-phosphatidyltransferase: MESRHGSPLRLHAFNRSHDRRGIRRGVSLLPSLFTLANLFCGWACVVHAMRGEFITAAPFIGVAVVLDMLDGRIARMTGTTSEFGVQLDSLADLISFGMAPAVLAFQWGLQPLGRMGWAVGFVYLTAAALRLARFNIQTNTDKRYFIGLPSPAAAGLVAATVFYFPEALAAKPQAWLGLVMLLVPAILMVSSIRFQSFKTFDLGMRGGYRLLLLVAAGIALLVTYPHEVLIVLAYSYFISGFVGTLMGKRRSEPATEQGSPDAARHEDAS; encoded by the coding sequence GTGGAATCGCGGCACGGTTCGCCCCTACGTCTGCACGCCTTCAACCGCAGCCACGACCGCCGTGGCATCCGGCGCGGTGTGTCGTTGCTGCCGAGCCTGTTCACGCTGGCCAACCTGTTTTGCGGCTGGGCCTGCGTCGTCCATGCCATGCGCGGCGAGTTCATCACCGCGGCGCCGTTCATCGGCGTGGCGGTCGTGCTCGACATGCTCGACGGCCGCATTGCCCGCATGACTGGCACCACCAGCGAGTTCGGCGTGCAGCTCGATTCGCTGGCCGACCTCATCTCGTTCGGCATGGCGCCGGCGGTGCTCGCGTTTCAGTGGGGGCTGCAGCCGCTCGGCCGCATGGGGTGGGCGGTCGGCTTCGTCTACCTGACCGCGGCGGCGCTGCGGCTGGCGCGGTTCAACATCCAGACCAACACCGACAAGCGCTACTTCATCGGCCTGCCCAGCCCGGCCGCGGCCGGGCTGGTAGCGGCCACCGTCTTCTATTTTCCGGAGGCCCTGGCCGCGAAGCCCCAAGCCTGGCTCGGCCTGGTGATGCTGCTGGTGCCGGCGATCCTGATGGTGAGTTCCATCCGCTTCCAGAGCTTCAAGACCTTCGACCTCGGCATGCGCGGCGGTTACCGTTTGCTGCTGCTGGTGGCCGCGGGCATCGCGCTGCTGGTCACCTATCCGCACGAAGTGCTGATCGTGCTGGCGTATTCCTATTTCATTTCGGGATTCGTCGGGACGCTGATGGGGAAGAGGCGGAGCGAGCCGGCCACCGAACAGGGCTCGCCGGATGCGGCCCGCCACGAAGACGCCAGCTAG
- a CDS encoding phosphatidylserine decarboxylase produces the protein MFIDRAGLPFIGAAVVLALGAGLWFGRAWSIPFLVLAAFFVFFFRDPDRATPVGANLVVSPADARIMVAGDPAGPGAPPGEWQTISMFLSPLDVHVNRTPVDGTVTRVEYHPGQFLPAYRKEAGQLNEWTEVWFDRPGGPIVARQIVGVLARRIVCRLQVGDRVERGQRFGVMKFGSRMDLFLPLSAKVRVKVGDKVVAGETTLATLES, from the coding sequence ATGTTTATCGATCGGGCCGGCCTGCCCTTTATTGGCGCGGCCGTGGTGCTGGCGCTTGGCGCCGGACTTTGGTTTGGGCGCGCGTGGTCAATTCCGTTCCTCGTCCTCGCCGCGTTCTTCGTCTTCTTCTTTCGCGATCCCGACCGCGCGACGCCGGTTGGCGCCAACCTCGTGGTGTCGCCCGCCGACGCCCGCATCATGGTCGCCGGCGACCCGGCCGGTCCGGGCGCACCGCCCGGGGAGTGGCAGACCATCAGCATGTTCCTGTCGCCCCTCGACGTGCATGTGAACCGCACGCCGGTTGACGGCACCGTGACCCGCGTGGAGTATCATCCGGGCCAGTTCCTGCCCGCCTACCGCAAGGAGGCGGGGCAGCTCAACGAGTGGACCGAAGTCTGGTTCGACCGCCCGGGCGGCCCGATTGTCGCCCGCCAGATCGTCGGCGTGCTGGCGCGCCGGATTGTGTGCCGGCTGCAGGTCGGCGACCGCGTCGAACGGGGACAGCGGTTTGGGGTCATGAAGTTCGGATCGCGCATGGATTTGTTTCTGCCGCTTTCCGCGAAGGTTCGCGTGAAGGTTGGCGACAAGGTCGTCGCCGGTGAGACAACGCTCGCAACGCTGGAGTCGTAA
- a CDS encoding YdcH family protein: protein MAEDLKYRLLETNEEFRELATTHHTLENRLHELEAKHYLSDEEQVEEVSLKKRKLHIKDRMETMLREHRSSSTSASPLPA from the coding sequence ATGGCTGAGGACTTAAAGTACCGGCTCCTCGAGACCAACGAGGAGTTCCGCGAATTGGCCACCACGCACCACACACTCGAGAATCGCCTGCACGAACTCGAGGCCAAGCATTACCTGTCAGACGAAGAGCAAGTCGAAGAAGTCAGCCTCAAGAAGCGCAAACTCCACATCAAAGACCGGATGGAAACGATGTTGCGGGAGCACCGCAGCAGCAGCACGAGCGCGTCCCCCCTGCCAGCCTAG
- the rimI gene encoding ribosomal protein S18-alanine N-acetyltransferase, which translates to MIVERLSSPADLDGVLAIEDASFNNPTTREWYEAELKRPEVCYIFVLRTPDCPVAAFCAFWRVAEQIHINNLAVLPELRGQGLGSRLLADVMAESARMGAESATLEVRRSNAAALRLYARAGFTEAGVRRNYYTQPVEDALVLVRNPSR; encoded by the coding sequence GTGATCGTGGAGCGGCTGTCGAGCCCCGCCGACCTCGACGGCGTGCTGGCGATCGAGGACGCCTCGTTCAACAACCCGACGACCCGCGAGTGGTACGAGGCCGAGTTGAAGCGCCCCGAGGTCTGCTACATCTTCGTGCTCCGCACGCCGGACTGCCCGGTCGCGGCCTTCTGCGCCTTCTGGCGGGTGGCCGAGCAAATCCACATCAACAACCTGGCCGTCCTCCCGGAATTGCGCGGACAAGGGTTGGGCAGCCGCCTGCTGGCGGATGTGATGGCCGAATCTGCCCGAATGGGCGCCGAAAGCGCCACCCTCGAGGTGCGGCGGTCGAATGCGGCCGCGCTGCGCCTGTACGCCAGGGCCGGGTTTACCGAGGCCGGAGTGCGGCGCAACTACTACACCCAGCCGGTGGAAGACGCCCTGGTGCTGGTGCGGAACCCGTCGCGATAA
- the tsaB gene encoding tRNA (adenosine(37)-N6)-threonylcarbamoyltransferase complex dimerization subunit type 1 TsaB, giving the protein MAGFPTMVILALDTTTRGGSVAVLRDDQLLALVPGDAARSHSERLPGEMEAALALAGLQRRDLGLLAVATGPGAFTGLRIGLATMQGLAMTLGRPVIGVSALDALAAEAATDGISLVAPWMDAQRGDVFATLLDVSAGRTLAPPLAAHPTSVLEAWRAHIAGRPVVFIGDAVARDAGVITAAGGGHWTLRTPPALAPAIGRLALARAARGEGGLPHQLAPIYVRRPDVEIERERREHP; this is encoded by the coding sequence ATGGCTGGGTTCCCGACCATGGTCATTCTCGCCCTCGACACCACGACTCGCGGCGGCAGTGTCGCCGTGCTGCGCGACGATCAGCTCCTGGCCCTCGTGCCGGGGGATGCCGCGCGCTCGCACAGCGAGCGGCTGCCGGGCGAGATGGAGGCGGCGCTCGCGCTGGCCGGCCTGCAGCGACGCGACCTCGGCCTGCTGGCGGTGGCCACCGGACCCGGGGCGTTCACCGGGCTGCGCATCGGCCTGGCGACGATGCAAGGCCTGGCCATGACCCTTGGCCGGCCGGTGATTGGCGTCTCGGCCCTGGATGCGCTCGCCGCCGAGGCCGCCACCGACGGCATCAGCCTGGTGGCGCCCTGGATGGATGCCCAGCGCGGCGATGTGTTCGCGACGCTGCTCGACGTGTCGGCCGGGCGGACCCTGGCGCCGCCCCTCGCCGCCCACCCCACCAGCGTTCTCGAGGCGTGGCGCGCGCACATCGCGGGCAGGCCGGTGGTCTTCATCGGCGATGCCGTGGCGCGCGACGCCGGCGTGATCACCGCAGCCGGAGGCGGGCACTGGACCCTGCGGACGCCGCCGGCGCTGGCGCCCGCCATCGGGCGCCTGGCCCTGGCGCGCGCGGCCCGGGGCGAGGGCGGCCTGCCGCATCAGCTGGCGCCCATCTACGTTCGCCGGCCTGACGTCGAGATTGAACGCGAACGGCGGGAACACCCGTGA